Proteins encoded by one window of Vitis vinifera cultivar Pinot Noir 40024 chromosome 10, ASM3070453v1:
- the LOC100854625 gene encoding cysteine-rich receptor-like protein kinase 44, giving the protein MAMSYWELTFFLSCLLIQLVPLTVAQFFPKEECISDRGNYTDNSTYQADLNSLLTSFSNNQVEYGFYNSSVGEVNGIGLCRGDLTPDTCRSCINSSSQDIRRLCPNYKEAVLYYDLCMLRYSYRPIFGTAQTSPDYALVNTQNFSDIDHSTQERDNLLLDLQEKAASGGPLRKYATNETSASSETIYALAQCTPDLEDRECSNCLASLINTYASFFKYRQGGRAMAPSCNYRYEIYSFYDPLPVAQAPSPTNSSPPPPNDATTGDGKSNRARTVIIIVIPTVVSVILISCICICIFLRVRKPKGKNETNEEILSVESLQFNLGPIRNATDNFSDSNKLGQGGFGAVYKGTLSNGQDIAVKRLSRDSRQGDMEFKNEVLLVAKLQHRNLVRLLGFCFEGIERLLIYEFVPNTSLDNFLFDPIKRSQLSWERRYKIIIGITRGLLYLHEDSQLRIIHRDLKASNVLLDEKMNPKISDFGMARLFSLDQTQGDTSRIMGTYGYMAPEYAMHGNFSMKSDVFSFGVLVLEIVSGQKNTCFHNGENVEDLLSFAWRSWRDRSVSNLIDPSVSTGSRSEIMRCIHIGLLCVQENVADRPTMASVVLMLSSYSVTLPLPSQPAFFMHSSIDPEPPFLQDFDSGVTKSSDNASPQMSVNDVSITELHPR; this is encoded by the exons ATGGCTATGAGTTATTGGGAACTAACTTTCTTCCTCTCATGCCTTCTCATACAGCTTGTTCCTCTCACTGTTGCTCAGTTTTTCCCTAAAGAAGAATGCATTTCAGATAGAGGTAACTACACCGATAACAGTACATACCAGGCAGACCTCAATAGCCTCCTGACCTCCTTCTCAAACAACCAAGTTGAGTATGGGTTTTACAATTCCTCTGTTGGTGAGGTGAACGGAATCGGACTCTGTAGAGGGGATCTCACGCCGGATACATGTCGTAGTTGTATCAATAGCTCCAGCCAGGACATTCGACGATTATGTCCCAACTACAAGGAGGCAGTTTTATATTACGATCTTTGCATGTTACGATACTCTTACCGCCCCATATTTGGCACAGCACAGACTTCGCCTGATTACGCTCTGGTAAACACCCAAAATTTCTCGGACATCGACCACTCGACACAGGAGCGGGACAACTTGTTGCTTGACCTCCAAGAAAAAGCCGCCTCTGGTGGTCCTCTTCGAAAGTATGCAACAAACGAGACGTCGGCTAGTTCAGAAACCATATATGCACTTGCCCAATGCACGCCTGATTTAGAAGATCGGGAATGCAGTAACTGTCTAGCCAGCCTTATTAATACGTATGCCAGTTTTTTTAAGTACAGGCAAGGAGGGAGAGCTATGGCACCAAGCTGTAACTATAGGTACGAGATCTATTCGTTCTATGACCCTCTCCCCGTTGCACAGGCACCATCTCCTACTAATTCTTCTCCTCCTCCGCCAAATGATGCCACTACTGGAGACG GAAAAAGTAACAGAGCGCGAACTGTAATTATCATTGTTATCCCGACTGTTGTTTCTGTGATACTTATCTCCTGCATCTGCATCTGCATCTTTTTGAGAGTGAGAAAGCCAAAAGGCAAAAATGAAA CTAACGAAGAAATTTTGAGCGTGGAATCCTTGCAATTCAACCTTGGTCCTATTAGAAATGCAACAGATAACTTTTCTGATTCTAATAAGCTTGGACAAGGAGGGTTTGGAGCTGTTTACAAG GGTACACTTTCCAATGGACAAGATATAGCTGTGAAAAGGTTGTCTAGGGATTCTAGACAAGGAGACATGGAATTCAAGAATGAAGTCCTATTAGTGGCCAAGCTTCAACACAGGAATTTGGTTAGACTCTTAGGTTTTTGCTTTGAAGGAATAGAAAGACTTCTCATATATGAGTTTGTGCCTAATACAAGTCtcgataattttttatttg ATCCAATTAAGCGTTCACAATTATCTTGGGAAAGACGTTACAAAATTATAATTGGCATTACTCGGGGGCTTTTGTATCTCCATGAAGATTCTCAACTTCGAATTATTCATCGTGATCTCAAAGCCAGCAATGTTTTGCTAGATGAAAAAATGAATCCtaaaatttcagattttggcATGGCAAGGTTATTTTCATTGGATCAAACTCAAGGTGATACAAGTAGGATCATGGGAACCTA TGGATATATGGCTCCAGAGTATGCAATGCATGGGAATTTTTCAATGAAGTCAGATGTCTTTAGTTTTGGTGTGTTGGTTTTGGAAATTGTTAGCGGTCAAAAGAACACTTGTTTCCATAATGGGGAGAATGTGGAGGACCTTCTAAGCTTT GCATGGAGAAGCTGGAGGGATAGGTCAGTTTCAAATTTGATAGATCCTTCGGTGAGCACTGGCTCAAGAAGTGAAATTATGAGATGCATACATATTGGGTTGTTATGTGTTCAAGAAAATGTAGCTGACAGACCAACAATGGCTTCAGTTGTTCTCATGCTGAGTAGCTACTCTGTCACTCTCCCATTACCTTCACAACCTGCTTTCTTTATGCACAGTAGCATAGACCCAGAGCCACCCTTTCTGCAGGACTTTGATTCTGGGGTAACTAAGTCTTCTGATAATGCTTCACCACAGATGTCGGTCAATGATGTTTCAATTACTGAGCTCCACCCTCGTTAG